One stretch of Streptomyces sp. NBC_01363 DNA includes these proteins:
- the typA gene encoding translational GTPase TypA, translating into MPTRHDIRNVAIVAHVDHGKTTLVDAMLRQAGAFAAHAAENLDERMMDSNDLEREKGITILAKNTAVKYHPKDGGDPITINIIDTPGHADFGGEVERGLSMVDAVVLLVDASEGPLPQTRFVLRKALSAKMPVILCINKTDRPDSRIAEVVDETYDLFLDLDADEDQIEFPIVYACARDGVASLTKPEDGTVPADSDNLEPFFSTILAHVPAPEYDEEAPLQAHVTNLDADNFLGRIALCRVEQGELRKGQTVTWIKRDGTMSNVRITELLMTEALTRKAAEKAGPGDICAIAGIPDIMIGETLADPENPIALPLITVDEPAISMTIGTNTSPLVGKGGKGHKVTARQVKDRLDRELIGNVSLRVLDTERPDAWEVQGRGELALAILVEQMRREGFELTVGKPEVVTKQVDGKTHEPIERMTIDSPEEHLGAITQLMATRKGRMETMTNHGSGWVRMEWIVPSRGLIGFRTEFLTQTRGTGIAHSIFEGHEPWFGELRTRHNGSLVADRSGSVTPFAMVNLQERGVIFTEAGTEVYEGMIVGENSRADDMDVNITKEKKLTNMRAASADTTENVVPARKLSLEQSLEFCREDECIEVTPETVRIRKVVLDQKERGRAASRAKR; encoded by the coding sequence ATGCCCACGCGCCACGACATCCGTAACGTAGCCATCGTCGCCCACGTCGACCACGGCAAGACCACGCTGGTCGACGCCATGCTCAGGCAGGCCGGCGCCTTCGCCGCGCACGCCGCCGAGAACCTCGACGAACGCATGATGGACTCGAACGACCTGGAGCGTGAGAAGGGCATCACGATCCTCGCCAAGAACACGGCGGTGAAGTATCACCCCAAGGACGGCGGGGACCCGATCACGATCAACATCATCGACACCCCCGGCCACGCCGACTTCGGTGGTGAGGTCGAGCGCGGTCTGTCGATGGTGGACGCGGTCGTGCTCCTGGTCGACGCCTCCGAGGGCCCGCTCCCGCAGACCCGCTTCGTGCTGCGCAAGGCGCTCTCCGCGAAGATGCCGGTCATCCTCTGCATCAACAAGACCGACCGCCCCGACTCCCGGATCGCCGAGGTCGTCGACGAGACGTACGACCTGTTCCTGGACCTGGACGCGGACGAGGACCAGATCGAGTTCCCGATCGTCTACGCCTGCGCCCGTGACGGCGTCGCCTCGCTGACCAAGCCGGAGGACGGCACCGTCCCGGCCGACAGCGACAACCTGGAGCCGTTCTTCTCCACGATCCTGGCGCACGTCCCGGCCCCGGAGTACGACGAGGAAGCCCCGCTCCAGGCCCACGTCACCAACCTGGACGCCGACAACTTCCTCGGCCGTATCGCGCTCTGCCGCGTCGAGCAGGGCGAGCTGCGCAAGGGCCAGACCGTCACCTGGATCAAGCGCGACGGCACGATGTCCAACGTCCGCATCACCGAGCTGCTGATGACCGAGGCGCTCACCCGCAAGGCCGCCGAGAAGGCGGGCCCCGGCGACATCTGCGCCATCGCCGGTATCCCGGACATCATGATCGGCGAGACCCTGGCCGACCCCGAGAACCCGATCGCGCTGCCGCTGATCACGGTCGACGAGCCGGCCATCTCGATGACCATCGGTACGAACACCTCGCCGCTGGTCGGCAAGGGCGGCAAGGGCCACAAGGTCACCGCCCGCCAGGTGAAGGACCGCCTCGACCGCGAGCTGATCGGTAACGTCTCGCTCCGCGTCCTGGACACCGAGCGCCCCGACGCCTGGGAGGTCCAGGGCCGCGGTGAGCTCGCGCTGGCCATCCTCGTCGAGCAGATGCGCCGTGAGGGCTTCGAGCTCACGGTCGGCAAGCCGGAGGTCGTCACCAAGCAGGTCGACGGCAAGACGCACGAGCCGATCGAGCGCATGACGATCGACTCCCCCGAGGAGCACCTCGGTGCGATCACCCAGCTGATGGCGACCCGCAAGGGCCGCATGGAGACGATGACGAACCACGGTTCGGGCTGGGTCCGCATGGAGTGGATCGTCCCGTCCCGCGGCCTCATCGGCTTCCGCACGGAGTTCCTGACGCAGACCCGCGGCACGGGCATCGCGCACTCCATCTTCGAGGGCCACGAGCCGTGGTTCGGCGAGCTCCGCACCCGTCACAACGGCTCGCTGGTCGCGGACCGTTCGGGTTCCGTGACGCCGTTCGCCATGGTTAACCTCCAGGAGCGCGGTGTCATCTTCACCGAGGCCGGCACCGAGGTCTACGAGGGCATGATCGTCGGCGAGAACTCCCGCGCCGACGACATGGACGTGAACATCACCAAGGAGAAGAAGCTCACCAATATGCGTGCGGCTTCCGCCGACACCACGGAGAACGTGGTGCCGGCCCGCAAGCTCTCCCTGGAGCAGTCCCTGGAGTTCTGCCGCGAGGACGAGTGCATCGAGGTGACCCCGGAGACGGTCCGTATCCGCAAGGTCGTCCTCGACCAGAAGGAGCGCGGCCGCGCCGCGTCGCGCGCCAAGCGCTGA
- a CDS encoding ABC transporter family substrate-binding protein has translation MSHVGVPRETARKRRSLALLTTGVLTLPVLAGCSSGDGATSAGIAAQDIAVTGRNLVAEGGTVDWAIDAVPTTLNAFQADADSSTTRITGALLPTLFPLDANGRPQLNPDYLESAKVVEREPRQVVLYRLNQQAVWSDGREIGAPDFVAQWRALSGKHSAFWTARNAGYDRIEKIERGADDLEVRVTFAKPYADWRSLFSPLYPKEVTGSPDAFNDGARTTLKATSGPFRLRGVDKRAGEVTLVRNPRWWGNPAKLDSLVFRAVAPKDRAEALAAGKVDVADVDAAAAHRIVQAARDKGANGQQLTHGPGAATGPAAALRSWAVAHGSNAEEAAAAQAARAKSRAAAKAYATEQGGLSAYVVRKSLEPAYTQLALNGESGPLADDRVRRAVARALNRQELVDTVLKPLGLPAQPLGSHLALAGQPAYKDSSDALGGQDTEEAQALLADAGWTPEGAVSKSDGTKAGSEAGKKGGKDAEKKGTGPAAGKAGSTDGKTGDGADRREPAADDGLYIVGDDDKPGDGDPTGGPTHVLAPAPTAAFHSSALLRQAGYLSESGTSESGTSEDVPAKVTAQDKRPGGTAGAYAPAGTEAPARAADTRHGPLGKDGKPLTLRFVLPSGPGSEPLRSVGDKISAMLESVGIRTEITKVSDESYFQDHIASGDYDLALYSWPATAYPATDDRPIFAKPVPATDGSLLVEQNYTRVGTDHIDQLFDQAVSELDEGTARDLMKQADARIWAAAGSIPLYQRPQLVAASRKLVNVGAFGFGAPHYQDIGFKKPQAAGAPANKKK, from the coding sequence ATGTCCCACGTCGGCGTCCCGCGGGAGACAGCTCGAAAGCGCCGCTCCCTCGCGCTCCTCACGACGGGTGTGCTGACGCTCCCCGTGCTGGCGGGCTGCAGCTCCGGCGACGGCGCCACGTCCGCCGGGATCGCCGCCCAGGACATCGCGGTCACCGGCCGGAACCTGGTCGCCGAGGGCGGCACGGTCGACTGGGCGATCGACGCCGTGCCCACCACCCTCAACGCCTTCCAGGCGGACGCCGACAGCTCCACCACCCGGATCACCGGCGCACTGCTGCCGACGCTCTTCCCGCTGGACGCCAACGGCAGGCCGCAGCTGAACCCGGACTATCTGGAGTCCGCGAAGGTGGTCGAGCGCGAGCCCAGGCAGGTGGTGCTCTACCGGCTCAACCAGCAGGCGGTGTGGAGCGACGGCCGGGAGATCGGGGCGCCCGACTTCGTTGCCCAGTGGCGGGCGCTGAGCGGCAAGCACTCGGCGTTCTGGACCGCCCGCAACGCCGGCTACGACCGCATCGAGAAGATCGAGCGCGGTGCGGACGACCTGGAGGTACGGGTCACCTTCGCCAAGCCGTACGCGGACTGGCGCTCACTGTTCTCCCCGCTGTACCCGAAGGAGGTGACCGGCTCCCCGGACGCCTTCAACGACGGAGCCCGGACCACCCTCAAGGCGACCTCGGGACCGTTCCGGCTGCGCGGGGTGGACAAGCGGGCGGGCGAAGTCACCCTGGTCCGCAACCCGCGCTGGTGGGGCAACCCGGCCAAGCTCGACTCGCTGGTCTTCAGGGCCGTCGCGCCGAAGGACCGGGCCGAGGCCCTGGCCGCGGGCAAGGTCGACGTGGCCGACGTCGACGCCGCGGCGGCGCACCGGATCGTGCAGGCGGCCCGCGACAAGGGCGCGAACGGGCAGCAGCTCACCCATGGACCCGGCGCCGCGACCGGTCCGGCCGCCGCCCTGCGCTCCTGGGCCGTGGCACACGGCTCGAACGCCGAGGAAGCGGCCGCCGCGCAGGCGGCCAGGGCGAAGAGCCGGGCCGCCGCCAAGGCGTACGCCACCGAGCAGGGCGGGCTGAGCGCCTACGTGGTGCGCAAGTCGCTGGAGCCCGCCTACACCCAGCTCGCGCTGAACGGCGAGTCCGGACCGCTCGCCGACGACCGGGTGCGCCGGGCGGTCGCCCGCGCCCTGAACCGCCAGGAGCTGGTCGACACCGTGCTCAAGCCGCTCGGCCTGCCCGCGCAGCCGCTCGGCAGCCACCTGGCCCTGGCTGGGCAGCCCGCGTACAAGGACAGCAGCGACGCGCTCGGCGGCCAGGACACCGAGGAGGCGCAGGCGCTGCTGGCCGACGCGGGCTGGACGCCGGAGGGCGCGGTCAGCAAGTCGGACGGCACCAAGGCGGGCAGCGAGGCCGGAAAGAAGGGCGGGAAGGACGCGGAGAAGAAGGGGACGGGCCCGGCCGCCGGGAAGGCGGGCAGCACGGACGGCAAGACCGGCGACGGCGCGGACCGGCGCGAGCCCGCCGCCGACGACGGCCTGTACATCGTCGGCGACGACGACAAGCCCGGCGACGGCGACCCGACGGGCGGACCCACCCACGTACTCGCCCCCGCCCCCACCGCCGCGTTCCACAGCTCCGCCCTGCTGCGCCAGGCCGGATACCTCTCCGAGTCCGGCACCTCCGAGTCCGGCACCTCCGAGGACGTCCCCGCCAAGGTCACGGCCCAGGACAAGCGGCCGGGCGGCACCGCCGGTGCGTACGCCCCTGCGGGCACCGAGGCCCCCGCGCGGGCTGCCGACACGCGCCACGGTCCGCTCGGCAAGGACGGCAAGCCGCTGACCCTGCGCTTCGTCCTGCCGTCCGGTCCCGGGTCGGAGCCGCTGCGCAGCGTCGGGGACAAGATCTCGGCGATGCTCGAATCGGTCGGCATCCGTACGGAGATCACCAAGGTCTCCGACGAGAGCTACTTCCAGGACCACATCGCTTCCGGCGACTACGACCTGGCCCTGTACTCCTGGCCCGCGACCGCCTACCCGGCGACCGACGACCGCCCGATCTTCGCGAAGCCGGTGCCCGCCACCGACGGCTCGCTGCTGGTCGAGCAGAACTACACCCGCGTCGGCACGGACCACATCGACCAGCTCTTCGACCAGGCGGTCTCCGAGCTGGACGAGGGCACCGCCCGTGATCTGATGAAGCAGGCCGACGCCCGGATCTGGGCCGCCGCGGGGTCGATTCCGCTCTACCAGCGTCCGCAGCTCGTGGCAGCGAGCCGGAAGCTGGTGAACGTCGGCGCCTTCGGCTTCGGGGCACCCCACTACCAGGACATCGGTTTCAAGAAGCCGCAGGCCGCCGGAGCCCCGGCCAATAAGAAGAAGTAG
- a CDS encoding isochorismatase family protein → MTATILDPKTALVVIDLQKGIVSLDTAHPTADVVANSVTLADAFRAKGLPVVLVHVVDGAPGRNEAPAGAGGQPPADWADIVPELGPREGDIVVTKRTWGAFHGTDLDLRLRRAGVTQVVLTGVATSIGVESTARSAYEHGYNVTVVTDAITDMDADAHRNSVEKIFPRLSETDTTEVIVALLG, encoded by the coding sequence ATGACCGCCACCATCCTCGACCCGAAGACCGCCCTGGTCGTCATCGATCTCCAGAAGGGCATCGTTTCCCTGGACACCGCCCACCCCACCGCCGACGTCGTCGCCAACTCCGTCACCCTCGCCGACGCCTTCCGCGCCAAGGGCCTCCCGGTCGTCCTGGTCCATGTGGTCGACGGTGCCCCCGGCCGCAACGAGGCACCGGCGGGGGCCGGCGGGCAGCCGCCCGCCGACTGGGCCGACATCGTGCCCGAGCTCGGCCCGCGCGAGGGCGACATCGTGGTCACCAAGCGCACCTGGGGTGCCTTCCACGGCACCGACCTCGACCTCCGGCTGCGCCGCGCCGGCGTCACCCAGGTGGTCCTCACCGGCGTCGCGACCAGCATCGGCGTGGAGTCCACGGCCCGCTCGGCATACGAGCACGGCTACAACGTCACGGTCGTCACGGACGCGATCACCGACATGGACGCCGACGCCCACCGCAACAGCGTCGAAAAGATCTTCCCGCGCCTGAGCGAGACGGACACGACGGAGGTGATCGTCGCGCTGCTCGGCTGA
- a CDS encoding MarR family winged helix-turn-helix transcriptional regulator, producing MPEPTGTTPADRRAASSAEPSAEQLATQLAAVVGRLLRRLRSTSSGGLLTPTQRSVLARLDREGPATTAALARAEYVRPQSMRLTLGALESQGLVERAPDPADGRKSVMSLTESGTATLAEVRAAKHDWLASAIAAELDGADRRTMAEAVELMDRLTGK from the coding sequence ATGCCGGAACCGACTGGAACCACACCCGCCGACCGTCGCGCCGCGTCGTCCGCCGAGCCGTCCGCCGAGCAGCTGGCGACGCAGCTCGCCGCCGTGGTCGGCCGGTTGCTGCGGCGGCTGCGCAGCACCTCGTCGGGCGGTCTGCTCACGCCGACGCAGCGGTCGGTGCTCGCCAGGCTGGACCGTGAGGGTCCGGCCACCACGGCCGCGCTGGCCCGTGCGGAGTATGTGCGTCCGCAGTCCATGCGGCTGACCCTCGGCGCGCTGGAGAGCCAGGGGCTCGTCGAGCGGGCGCCCGATCCGGCCGACGGCCGGAAGTCGGTGATGTCGCTCACGGAGTCCGGGACCGCGACGCTCGCCGAGGTCCGGGCCGCCAAGCACGACTGGCTCGCCTCGGCCATCGCGGCCGAGCTCGACGGCGCCGATCGCCGCACCATGGCCGAGGCCGTCGAGCTGATGGACCGGCTGACCGGGAAGTGA
- a CDS encoding LacI family DNA-binding transcriptional regulator, with product MSAPTVYDVAERSGVSIATVSRVYRTPDSVRAQTRERVLEAARQLGYVPSGNARGLASRTTGVLGLCFPDYADPDAEADAEADSDADDAVMLYSDQIIRGMERAARRHGYALLIAASLEGGPESLVAKVAGRVDGFAVLAQTVPTEDLEVISRRLPVVMLAGPREIDHLDHIVVANADGERELARHLIEDHGLRRLAFVGGEVESPDAEARFLGFRQACHEAGLPVPDAPDLRAEMMTQAEGARAAEALLDRPGERPEGVLFANDQMAVGALRALERRGVRVPEDIAVTGFDGIPLSRIVRPPLTTVRQPIRQLGEQAVELLVQRLGNSGSEPVSLMLPVSLIRRASCGCG from the coding sequence GTGAGCGCCCCAACGGTGTACGACGTCGCCGAGCGGTCGGGCGTCTCCATTGCCACGGTCTCGCGGGTCTACCGCACCCCCGATTCGGTACGCGCCCAGACCCGCGAGCGGGTCCTCGAAGCCGCCCGCCAACTCGGTTACGTACCCAGCGGGAACGCCCGCGGTCTGGCCAGCCGGACCACCGGCGTGCTCGGCCTCTGCTTCCCCGACTACGCCGATCCCGACGCCGAGGCCGACGCGGAGGCGGACAGCGACGCCGACGACGCGGTGATGCTCTACTCCGACCAGATCATCCGGGGCATGGAGCGGGCGGCGCGGCGGCACGGTTACGCGCTGCTGATCGCCGCCTCGCTGGAGGGCGGGCCCGAGAGCCTCGTCGCGAAGGTCGCGGGCCGGGTCGACGGTTTCGCGGTGCTGGCGCAGACCGTGCCGACCGAGGACCTCGAAGTGATATCGCGCCGGCTTCCGGTGGTGATGCTCGCCGGCCCCCGCGAGATCGACCATCTCGACCACATCGTCGTCGCGAACGCGGACGGCGAGCGCGAACTGGCCCGCCATCTGATCGAGGACCACGGGCTGCGCAGGCTCGCCTTCGTCGGCGGCGAGGTCGAGTCGCCGGACGCCGAGGCGCGGTTCCTGGGCTTCCGGCAGGCCTGCCACGAAGCCGGGCTCCCGGTGCCGGACGCGCCCGATCTGCGGGCCGAGATGATGACGCAGGCCGAGGGCGCGCGGGCCGCGGAGGCGCTGCTCGACCGGCCCGGCGAACGGCCGGAGGGGGTGCTCTTCGCCAACGACCAGATGGCGGTGGGCGCGCTGCGCGCCCTGGAGCGGCGCGGGGTGCGGGTGCCCGAGGACATCGCGGTGACCGGCTTCGACGGGATTCCGCTGAGCCGGATCGTCCGGCCGCCGCTGACGACCGTGCGCCAGCCGATCCGTCAGCTCGGCGAGCAGGCGGTGGAGCTGCTGGTGCAGCGGCTGGGCAACAGCGGCAGCGAGCCGGTGTCGCTCATGCTCCCGGTGTCCCTGATCCGCCGCGCCAGCTGCGGCTGCGGCTGA
- a CDS encoding acetylxylan esterase: MASLEHDFPFDPAYGYTLQGLLGVPAPAAPDDFDAFWQARYEEARKVATEPELGPLEEERDGVRIHGVTFTSVGGVRLGGWVALPAEGPAEYGFVIGHGYGGRDEPGPDVPLPLPRAAAILPCVRGMKSRGLHPGIPDVSAAHVLHGIESRDTYVIGDCVADLWCAASALGELVPELAPGEGGPGLGYLGESFGGGLGALALPWDDRFGAGQLTVPTFGNHPLRLTLPCIGSGEAVREYRLGHPEVTEVLPYFDAATAATRLETPTLVAAALFDPSVPPPGQFAVHNALAGDHELQVLNAGHFEYEGTAAEVAELRAARQRFFGARLGRA, encoded by the coding sequence ATGGCTTCGCTCGAACACGATTTCCCCTTCGATCCGGCTTACGGATACACGCTCCAGGGCCTGCTGGGCGTCCCCGCCCCCGCCGCTCCGGACGATTTCGACGCCTTCTGGCAGGCCCGGTACGAGGAGGCCCGCAAGGTCGCCACGGAGCCGGAGCTCGGGCCGTTGGAGGAGGAGCGCGACGGGGTACGGATCCACGGCGTGACCTTCACCTCGGTGGGCGGGGTGCGGCTCGGCGGCTGGGTGGCGCTGCCCGCCGAGGGGCCGGCGGAGTACGGATTCGTCATCGGGCACGGCTACGGCGGCCGGGACGAGCCGGGCCCCGACGTGCCGCTGCCGCTGCCCCGGGCCGCGGCGATCCTGCCGTGCGTACGGGGCATGAAGTCACGCGGACTGCACCCGGGCATCCCGGACGTGTCCGCCGCGCACGTGCTGCACGGCATCGAGTCGCGCGACACCTATGTCATCGGCGACTGCGTGGCGGACCTGTGGTGCGCGGCGTCGGCACTGGGCGAACTGGTGCCGGAACTGGCACCGGGGGAGGGCGGCCCCGGGCTCGGGTACCTCGGGGAGAGCTTCGGCGGCGGGCTGGGCGCGCTGGCGCTGCCCTGGGACGACCGTTTCGGGGCCGGGCAGCTGACGGTGCCCACCTTCGGCAACCACCCGCTGCGGCTCACCCTGCCGTGCATCGGCAGCGGGGAGGCGGTGCGGGAGTATCGCCTCGGCCATCCCGAGGTCACCGAGGTGCTGCCGTACTTCGATGCCGCCACGGCCGCGACGCGGCTGGAGACGCCCACGCTGGTGGCCGCGGCGCTCTTCGACCCCTCGGTGCCGCCGCCGGGGCAGTTCGCCGTGCACAACGCGCTGGCCGGTGATCACGAGTTGCAGGTGCTGAACGCGGGGCACTTCGAGTACGAGGGCACGGCGGCGGAGGTGGCGGAGCTCCGGGCGGCCCGGCAGCGGTTCTTCGGGGCGCGGCTGGGGCGGGCCTGA
- a CDS encoding sugar ABC transporter substrate-binding protein: protein MSRTARNASIGIAVTAALTLGLTACGSSGGDDVAADKKQTLTVWAMGAEGEKLADVAKVYEKANPNITVKVTPVGWDVAHQKLVSAAAAGTLPDVAQMGGSYMGEFAELGVLEPVDTKTFNEKDYFQSGWKQGEVDGQAYGVPWYVDTRVLYYRTDLAEKAGITKAPTNWKEMQDLATAYQKKAGTKWGLSIQPSGLDTVQNFYSFLYSAGGEIVNDKGEAVIDSPEAVKALKEYGSYFDKGLSNKSVQPGYDVVKDFGNGRVPMFFGGPWHVTLLNEGQPQLKGKWAVANVPADKSSVSMAGGSSLVISKDSEHKAAATEFIKYLTDTKGQADWYKRTKDLPANTSAWTSGTLADDADLQVFKKQMDTAKASPSLSNWTEITDKVDQAIAKVTQGKASAEDALKTAQSQIEGLVK from the coding sequence ATGTCCCGCACCGCCAGAAACGCCTCGATCGGTATCGCAGTCACGGCTGCGCTCACTCTCGGTCTCACCGCGTGCGGCAGCTCCGGTGGCGACGATGTCGCCGCGGACAAGAAGCAGACGCTCACCGTCTGGGCCATGGGGGCCGAGGGCGAAAAGCTCGCGGATGTGGCCAAGGTCTACGAGAAGGCCAACCCGAACATCACCGTCAAGGTGACCCCGGTCGGCTGGGACGTCGCCCACCAGAAGCTGGTCTCCGCGGCCGCCGCCGGCACCCTGCCGGACGTGGCGCAGATGGGCGGCAGCTACATGGGCGAGTTCGCCGAGCTCGGTGTGCTGGAGCCGGTCGACACCAAGACCTTCAACGAGAAGGACTACTTCCAGTCCGGCTGGAAGCAGGGCGAGGTCGACGGCCAGGCGTACGGCGTGCCGTGGTACGTCGACACCCGCGTCCTGTACTACCGCACCGACCTGGCCGAGAAGGCCGGCATCACCAAGGCTCCGACCAACTGGAAGGAGATGCAGGACCTCGCCACGGCCTACCAGAAAAAGGCCGGAACCAAGTGGGGCCTGTCCATCCAGCCCAGCGGCCTGGACACGGTGCAGAACTTCTACTCCTTCCTGTACTCGGCCGGCGGCGAGATCGTCAACGACAAGGGCGAGGCCGTCATCGACAGCCCCGAGGCCGTCAAGGCGCTCAAGGAGTACGGCTCGTACTTCGACAAGGGGCTCTCCAACAAGTCCGTGCAGCCCGGCTACGACGTGGTCAAGGACTTCGGCAACGGCCGCGTCCCGATGTTCTTCGGCGGCCCGTGGCACGTCACCCTGCTGAACGAGGGCCAGCCGCAGCTCAAGGGCAAGTGGGCGGTGGCCAACGTGCCCGCCGACAAGTCCTCCGTCTCCATGGCCGGCGGCTCCTCCCTGGTGATCTCCAAGGACAGCGAGCACAAGGCCGCCGCCACCGAGTTCATCAAGTACCTGACGGACACCAAGGGCCAGGCCGACTGGTACAAGCGCACCAAGGACCTGCCGGCCAACACCTCCGCCTGGACCTCCGGCACCCTGGCCGACGACGCCGACCTCCAGGTGTTCAAGAAGCAGATGGACACCGCCAAGGCCTCGCCGTCGCTGTCCAACTGGACGGAGATCACCGACAAGGTCGACCAGGCCATCGCCAAGGTCACCCAGGGCAAGGCGTCCGCCGAGGACGCGCTCAAGACCGCCCAGTCCCAAATCGAAGGCCTCGTGAAGTAG
- a CDS encoding carbohydrate ABC transporter permease, with amino-acid sequence MRTMTSKAAQTAKVQAGPGASGSPATGPAGRRGGKKASMGVQNVAGWLFSTPFLVLFLVFMAFPIVATLVMSFTDFGLRNVTHPLDANFIGFENYVNLFSDDKFLKSLFNTAYFVVIGVPLTIFLGLLVAVLLNNGIDRARTFFRVGFYTPVVTTIVAVAVVWRFVLDPSDGLVAGLFSEVGLTSPDFLGSETLAMPSMIAMAVWRNLGTVMVLFIAGLQAIPTEVREAARLDGAGVWQEFKGITVPLLRPTLLYATVITTIGYLNVFEEPFVMTQGGPSDSTLTVSLNMYREGFNFFHMGYASAMAYVLFVVIMGITVLQLRLLKDNTK; translated from the coding sequence ATGCGCACCATGACCTCAAAGGCCGCTCAGACGGCCAAGGTGCAGGCCGGGCCGGGGGCCTCCGGGTCCCCGGCCACCGGGCCCGCGGGTCGCCGGGGTGGCAAGAAGGCCTCGATGGGCGTGCAGAACGTGGCCGGCTGGCTGTTCTCCACTCCCTTCCTCGTCCTCTTCCTCGTCTTCATGGCGTTCCCGATCGTCGCGACGCTGGTGATGAGCTTCACCGACTTCGGGCTGCGCAATGTCACGCACCCGCTGGACGCGAACTTCATCGGCTTCGAGAACTACGTCAATCTGTTCAGCGACGACAAGTTCCTCAAGTCGCTGTTCAACACGGCGTACTTCGTGGTGATCGGCGTCCCGCTGACGATCTTCCTCGGGCTGCTCGTCGCCGTACTGCTGAACAACGGCATCGACCGGGCCCGGACCTTCTTCCGCGTCGGCTTCTACACCCCGGTGGTCACGACCATCGTCGCGGTCGCCGTGGTCTGGCGGTTCGTGCTCGACCCGAGCGACGGGCTCGTCGCGGGGCTCTTCTCCGAAGTGGGCCTCACCTCGCCCGACTTCCTGGGCTCCGAGACGCTCGCCATGCCGTCGATGATCGCGATGGCGGTCTGGCGCAACCTCGGCACGGTCATGGTGCTCTTCATCGCCGGTCTGCAGGCCATCCCCACCGAGGTGCGGGAGGCCGCGCGGCTGGACGGTGCCGGTGTCTGGCAGGAGTTCAAGGGCATCACCGTGCCCCTGCTGCGGCCGACGCTGCTCTACGCCACGGTGATCACGACCATCGGTTACCTCAATGTCTTCGAGGAGCCGTTCGTGATGACCCAGGGCGGTCCCTCGGACTCCACGCTCACCGTCTCGCTGAACATGTACCGCGAGGGCTTCAACTTCTTCCACATGGGCTATGCGAGTGCCATGGCGTATGTCCTCTTCGTAGTGATCATGGGCATCACGGTGCTGCAGCTCCGACTGCTGAAGGACAACACGAAATGA
- a CDS encoding carbohydrate ABC transporter permease — protein MSATSAPGAVSTAPSKKPVDTPPSGPKKTRNPKRVLVYVLLSVGLLIMSAPFLWMALSAFKTQADLTASPPVWLPTEWTLQNFRDLLDKLDLPLYFMNSVIVAVLVTVSNLVFCSMLGYALAKLNFAGRNKIFGLVLGALMVPGNLMLLPLFVLMSKLHLIDSYAGLVLPFAAGAFGVFLMRQFMQSIPDELLEAARMDGAGEWYIFWRIVMPLVKPALATLSIFTFLGSWNNFVWPLIATNDPDKYTLPVALATFATDPNKAGGSNGMLMAGSLLVVLPVVVLFIALQRHFTQGIATAGMK, from the coding sequence ATGAGCGCCACCAGTGCACCGGGCGCCGTCTCGACGGCGCCGTCGAAGAAGCCCGTGGACACGCCGCCGTCCGGGCCGAAGAAGACCCGCAACCCGAAGCGCGTCCTCGTCTACGTCCTGCTGTCGGTCGGTCTGCTGATCATGTCGGCGCCGTTCCTGTGGATGGCTCTCTCGGCCTTCAAGACGCAAGCGGACCTGACGGCCAGCCCGCCCGTGTGGCTCCCGACCGAGTGGACCCTGCAGAACTTCCGGGACCTGCTCGACAAGCTCGATCTGCCGCTGTACTTCATGAACTCGGTGATCGTGGCGGTGCTGGTCACCGTCTCGAACCTGGTGTTCTGCTCGATGCTCGGGTACGCCCTGGCCAAGCTGAACTTCGCCGGCCGCAACAAGATCTTCGGCCTGGTTCTCGGCGCCCTGATGGTGCCCGGCAACCTGATGCTGCTGCCGCTGTTCGTGCTGATGAGCAAGCTGCATCTGATCGACTCGTACGCCGGCCTGGTGCTGCCGTTCGCCGCCGGAGCCTTCGGGGTCTTCCTGATGCGGCAGTTCATGCAGTCGATCCCGGACGAGCTGCTGGAAGCGGCCCGGATGGACGGCGCCGGTGAGTGGTACATCTTCTGGCGCATCGTGATGCCGCTGGTGAAGCCCGCTCTGGCGACGCTGTCGATCTTCACGTTCCTGGGCTCCTGGAACAACTTCGTCTGGCCGCTCATCGCGACCAACGACCCCGACAAGTACACCCTGCCGGTCGCGCTGGCCACCTTCGCCACCGACCCCAACAAGGCGGGTGGCTCCAACGGCATGCTGATGGCCGGTTCCCTGCTGGTCGTCCTGCCCGTCGTGGTCCTGTTCATCGCGCTCCAGCGGCACTTCACCCAGGGCATCGCCACGGCGGGCATGAAGTAG